A region of the Ornithinimicrobium ciconiae genome:
CAGTCGAGCTGAATGGTGTTTTCCCCCAGCTCGCCGAGGTCGATCACCGCGCGCAGGCTGCGGCCGATCAACCGGGAGATCTCGTGAGTGCGTCCGCCGATCCGGCCCTTGACCGACTCGCGGTCGCTGCGGGTGTGCGTGGCGCGCGGCAGCATTGCATACTCCGCGGTCGCCCATCCCAGCCCGCTGCCCTTGCGCCAGCGCGGCACTCCCTCACTAAATGAGGCGACGCAGAGCACCCGCGTCTTGCCGAACTCGATCAGCACACTGCCCTCGGCGTGGTCCAGCCAGCCGCGGGTGATCCGGATCTCCCGGAGCTGGTCGGGTTGGCGTCCGTCGTGGCGGGGTCCGTCCGCTGCGTTCGTCATGCTCCCAGGATAGGCGCCGGAAAGCCCACCGGACTCCCGCCCCACTGGTCGGCGCTGCTCCCCGGCACTAGCATCGGCAGGTGTCCGAAACCCTGCCCGCGACCCTGCGCACCCTGGCCGTGGTGCAGGCCGGCGGGGCGGGCAGCCGGATGGAGGTGCTCACCCAGGAGCGGGCCAAGCCGGCCATGCCGGTGGCGGGCACCTATCGACTGATCGACTTCCCGCTCTCGGTGCTCGCCGCGAGCGGCATCTCGGACGTGTGGGTCAGCGTGCAGTTCCAGTCCAGCTCCTTGGACACCTATCTGGCCGGCGGCCGCCCCTGGGACCTGGACCGCTCCCGCGGGGGCTTCCGGCGGCTGACTCCGGAGGAAGGGTCGGGTTCGCCAGACGAGGAGGGCTTCAGCCGCGGCAACGCCGACGGGCTGTATCGGGTGCGGGACGACATCAGGACCTTCGGCGCGGACGTCCTGCTCGTCCTGTCCGCCGATCACCTGTTCAACCTCGACCTACGCCCGGTCATCGCCCGGCACCTCGAGCGTGGGGCCGAGTGCACCCTGCTCACCGCCGAGGTCGGGGTGCAGGAGGCCACCCACCAGGTGGTGGTGCACGCGGCGCCCGATGGGCGGGTGCGCGGCGTGGACCCCAAGCCGTCGTCGACCAGCAGCGGCACGGTCGCCTCGGAGATCTTCCTCTATGACCCGGACGTGCTGGTGAGTGAGCTGGAGCGGCTGCACCACCAGTTGCAGACGATCGACGACAGCGACGGGGACGACACGGGGCTGGGTGACTTTGCCGAGCACCTGCTGCCCGCCCTGATCGAGCGCGGCCAGGTGTATGCCGAGCCGCTACCGGGATATTGGAAGGACCTCGGCCGGCCCGAGGCTTATCTGCAGGCGCACCGCGACCTGTTGGCCGGTCGGGTGGATGTCTTCCAGCACGCCGACCGTCCCATCCGGTCAGGGGCCACCGACGCCCCGGCGGCCTGGTTCGGGGAGGCGGCAGTGGTCCGCGACGCCATGGTCTCCCCCGGCGCCAGGGTGCGCGGCCAGGTCCACCGCTCGGTTCTCGGACCCGACGTCGAGGTCCAGGCCGGGGCCGTCATCGAGGACAGCGTGCTGTTCGGTGAGACGCTCGTCGAGGCTGGGGCCGTGGTGCGCACGGCGATCATCGACACCGGAGTGCGGATCGGGCGGGACGCGGTCGTGGGTGCCGCCCCCACCGGCACGCGGCTGACCGACGAGGCCATCACCCTCGTCGGCAAGGACTCCCAGGTCAGCCGGGGTGCGACCCTGAGCGCCGGCGCCCGGCTCGACCCCGGAGCCACGGCCGACTAGGTTGCCAGCACTCCTCAAATAATATACGATTTGGGCGTCGCCCAGGGCAAGGAGGCTCATGAGCACCTCAGCAGATCCCCGGTTCGCCGGACTCCCCACTCGGCCAGGCAAGATCATCGCGGTGCACCTGAGTTATGCCTCACGTGCCGACCAGCGCGGGCGTCGACCCGCAGCGCCCTCCTACTTCTTCAAGCCCTCCAGTTCTGTGGCTCCCTCCGGCGCCGCGATCGTCCGGCCGGTGGGCACCGAGCTTCTCGCGTTCGAGGGCGAGATCGCGCTGGTAATCGGCACCCCCGCCCGACGGGTCGGACTGGACGAGGCCTGGACCCACGTCGAGTGGGTGACCGCGTCCAACGACTTTGGCCTCTATGACCTGCGCGCCAACGACAAGGGCTCCAACGTGCGGTCCAAGGGTGGGGACGGTTACACCCCCATCGGTGCCCAGCTGATCAACGCCCGCGAGGTCGATCCCACCGACCTGCGGCTGCGCACCTGGGTCAACGGCTCGCTCGTCCAGGACGACAACACCTCCAGACTGATCTTCCCGCTGGCCCAGCTCGTGGCCGACCTGTCACAGCACTTCACCCTCGAGACCGGCGACGTGATCCTGGCCGGCACCCCAGCTGGCTCCTCCGTGGTGGCACCGGGCGACCTCGTCGAGGTCGAGGTCGATGCCCCGACGGGGCAGAGCTCTGGACGCCTGCAAACTTCGGTGGCCGCGGCACAGGGCGGCGGCTACGACGAGGCCCTGGGCTCCCTGCCCGCGGTGGACGACGACCAGCGCATCGCCGCCTGGGGTTCGGCAGAAGCAGCTGGCCTCGCGGACGACTCAGGCCAGAGCACAAGTGCTCACGCGTCCGTGCTCACCCCGGATCTGCGCGCCAAACTCGAGCAGTGCCCGGTCGCCACCATGTCCCAGCTGCTGCGCGGGCGCGGACTCAACAACGTCTCGATCGACGGCCCCAGGCCGCTGCCCGGCTCCGGCAAGATCATCGGCACAGCCAAGACCCTGCGCTTCGTGCCCAACCGCGAAGACCTGTTCACGAGTCACGGCGGTGGCTACAACGCCCAGAAGCGGGTATTCGACGCGGTCGGCGAGGGCGAAGTCATCGTCATCGAGGCCCGGGGAGAGACCGGCGCCGGGACACTCGGGGACGTCCTGGCCATCCGGGCCAGGGCCAACGGCGCGGCCGGGATCATCACCGACGGTGCCGTGCGCGACTACGACGCCGTGGCCGCGGTCGGCATCCCTGTCTACGGCGCACGCCCCCACCCGGCCGTGCTCGGCCGCCGACACGTCCCCTGGGACCACGACCTCACGATCAGCTGTGGCGGCGCCACGGTCCAGCCCGGTGACATCATCGTGGCCGACACCGACGGTGCCATCGTGATCCCGCCGACCATCGTCGAGGAGATCGTCGACGCAGCCCTGGCCAAGGAGCGGGAGGACGCCTGGGTCGCGGAGCGGATCGCCGAGGGTGAGCGCCTCGATGGTCTCTTCCCGATGAACAAGGAGTGGCGCGAGCGCTACGAGACCGAGCAGGCCAACACCGAGCAGGCCAACACCGAGCAGGCCAACACCGAGCAGGCCAACACCGAGCAGCGGGACACCAAGCAGGCCAACAACGAGAAGCCCAACACCGAACAGCCCGGCAGCCCGAGCTGAGGCCACGACGATGACGCCCGACACCGAGTCGCTCAGCAAGTCGCAGCGCGCCCTGGCCTGGATCCGCGAACGGATCCTGGCACACGAGTTCGCTCCCGGTTACCGGCTCGTGCTGGGATCGATCGCCGAGCAACTCGAGATGTCCGTGGTGCCGGTGCGGGAGGCCATCCGCCAGCTCGAGGCAGAGGGCCTGGTGACCTTCGAGCGCAATGTGGGCGCGCGCGTGGCGATGATCGAGCCGTCGGAATATGGCGACACGATGCAGACCCTCGGCCTCCTTGAGGCAGCCGCCACAGCATTGTCGGCCGGGACGACCACGCCGGAGGACCTCACCAGGGCACGCCAGATCAACGACCAGCTGACCGAGGAGCTCGCGGTCCGCGACCCGCACGAGTTCACTGCGCTCAACCGCCAGCTGCACGCCATCCTGATCCACCGGTGCCCCAACCCGCGACTGCTCGAGCTCGTCGAGGCGGAGTGGGCCAAGCTGAGCTATCTGCGGGACTCAACCTTTAGCTTTGTCCCCCAGCGGGCCACCGACTCGGCCCTGGAGCACGAGGAGATCATCCAGCTGATCGAGACCTCGGCCCCTGCCGTCCAGATCGAGGACGCCGCCCGCCGTCACCGGATGGGCACCCTGCACGCCTATCTGTCCATCGAGCACCCTGAGACCAGCCCAGAACTGTTTGACGCCCTGACGCACACTGGAGATTCCCGATGACCGACCTGAGCCCCGTGACCGAGCACCGCGCACCCGCCGACCTGCCAGAACGGATCCAGCACTACATCGACGGGCAGTTCGTCGACTCCGTCGACGGCACCACCTTCGACGTCCTCGACCCGGTCACCAACCAGACCTACGTCCAGGCCGCCGCCGGCAAGAAGGCAGACATCGACCTCGCGGTCGAGGCGGCCCAGCGCGCCTTCCGCGAGGGGCCGTGGCCCCGCATGCTGCCGCGCGAGCGCTCCCGCATCCTGCACCGGATCGCCGACCTCGTCGAGTCCCAGGACCAGCGCCTGGCACAGCTGGAGTCCTACGACTCCGGCCTGCCGATCTCCCAGGCTCTCGGGCAGGCCCGGCGCGCAGCCGAGAACTTCCGGTTCTTCGCCGACCTGATCGTCGCCCAGTCCGATGACACCTACAAGGTGCCCGGTCGGCAGATCAACTACGTCAACCGCAAACCGATCGGGGTGGCCGGGCTGATCACCCCCTGGAACACCCCCTTCATGCTCGAGTCCTGGAAGCTCGGCCCCGCCCTGGCCACCGGCAACACCGTGGTGCTCAAGCCGGCGGAGTTCACCCCGCTGTCGGCCTCGCTGTGGGCCGGCATCTTCGAGGAGGCCGGACTGCCTCAGGGCGTCTTCAACCTGGTCAACGGCTTCGGGGAGGACGCCGGCGACGCCCTGGTCAAGCACCCCGACGTGCCGCTGATCTCGTTCACCGGTGAGTCCAGCACCGGCGCGCTCATCTTCGCCAACGCGGCTCCCTTCCTCAAGGGTCTGTCGATGGAGCTGGGCGGCAAGAGCCCGGCCATCGTCTTCGCCGACGCCGACCTCGACGCGGCCGTCGACGCCACGATCTTCGGCGTCTTCTCCCTCAACGGCGAGCGTTGCACCGCTGGCTCCCGGATCCTGGTCGAGCGCTCCGTCTATGACGAATTCGTCGAGAAGTATGCCGCGCAGGCCGCCCGGGTGCGGGTCGGCTATCCCCACGAGGAGACCACCGAGGTCGGAGCCCTGGTCCACCCCGAGCACTTCGACAAGGTGATGAGCTATATCGAGATCGGCAAGACCGAGGGGCGTCTGGTCGCCGGCGGCGGCCGCCCCGAGGGTTTCGAGTCCGGCAACTTCGTCTCCCCCACGGTCTTCGCCGACGTCGCCGCCGACGCCCGCATCTTCCAGGAGGAGATCTTCGGTCCCGTGGTGGCGATCACCCCGTTCGACACCGACGAGGAGGCCCTCGAGCTCGCCAACGGCGTCAAGTACGGCCTCGCCGCCTACCTGTGGACCAACGACCTCAAGCGGGCCCACAACTTCTCCCAGGCCATCGAGGCGGGCATGGTGTGGCTCAACTCCAACAACGTGCGTGACCTGCGCACCCCGTTCGGCGGCGTCAAGGCCTCTGGCCTGGGGCACGAGGGCGGTTACCGCTCCATCGACTTCTACACCGACCAGCAGGCCGTGCACATCACGCTCGGCACAGTGCACAACCCCACCTTCGGCAAGCAGGAAGGACGCTGACATGACCACCCCCGCACAGCCGGAGCCCAGCCCCGCGCGCCCGGCCAACGCGATCCCGACCCCGACCGCACCCCCGCCGGACATCCTGCGGTGCGCCTCGATGGAGCTCGTGGTCACCGACCTCGCGGCCTCCCGGGCGTTCTACCACGACGTGCTCGGTCTGGTGATCACCGAGGAGGACGAGCAGACGGTCTATCTGCGCTCCTTCGAGGAGTTCATCCACCACAACCTGGTCCTGCGCCAGGGACCGGTGGCTGCGGTGGCCGCGTTCTCCTACCGGGTGCGCAGCCCCGAGGACCTGGACCGGGCGGTGGCCTTCTACACCGAGCTCGGCTGCCGGGTGGAGCGTCGCCCCGAGGGCTTCAGCAAGGGCTATGGGGACTCGGTGCGGGTGGAGGACCCGCTCGGCTTCCCCTACGAGTTCTTCTACGACGTCAAGCACGTGGAGCGGCTGGCCTGGCGCTACGACCTGCACATCCCAGGAGCCTTGGTCCGCCTGGACCACTTCAACCAGGTCACCCCGGACGTGCCGCGCGCGATCGGCTATGTCGAGGACCTCGGCTTCCGGGTGACCGAGGACATCCGCGACGCCGAGGGCACGGTGTATGCCGCGTGGATGCGTCGCAAGCCGACGGTCCACGACACCGCGATGACCGGCGGCGACGGGCCCCGGATGCACCACGTGGCCTTCGCCACCCACGAGAAGCACAACATCATCGCGATCTGCGACAAGCTCGGTGCGCTGCGGCTGTCCAACCACATCGAGCGCGGCCCGGGACGCCACGGCGTCTCCAACGCCTTCTACCTCTATCTGCGCGACCCGGACGGGCACCGGGTCGAGATCTACACGCAGGACTACTACACCGGTGATCCGGACAACCCGCTGGTCAGCTGGGACGTGCACGACAACCAGCGCCGCGACTGGTGGGGCAACCCGGTGGTGCCCTCGTGGTACACCGAGGCCTCCCTCGTCCTGGACCTCGACGGCAACCCCCAGCCGCTGACCTCGCGCACCGACGACTCCGAGCTGGAGGTCACGATCGGCGCCGACGGCTTCTCCTACACCCGCGAGGGTCACGAGGGCAAGGACCACGACATGCCCAGCTGGAAGCAGGGCGAGTACAAGCTCGGCCACCAGCTCTGACCAACCTGGGCACGCTTATCGGGTCAGTGCGACGGCTATTTCCGTGCCCCCACCACCAGAAGCGTGCCCAGCCGGGATCGACGCACCACCAGAAGCGTGCCCAGCCGGGATCGACGCACCACCAGAGGAGAAGGACCGCGATGTTGTCACCAGAGCAGATCGCTGCGATCGCCGACGAGCTGGCCCAGGCCGAGCGGGACTGCACCATGGTCCCGCGGCTGACGGCACGTCACCCGGAGATGACGATCGAGGACTCGTATGCCGTGCAGGCGCAGTGGCGTCGTCGTGGCGAGTCCGCGGGGCGCCGGCTCGTCGGCCGCAAGATCGGCCTGACCAGCAAGGTCATGCAGGCCGCGACCGGCATCAGCGAGCCGGACTATGGCGCGATCTTTGACGACATGGTCTTTGAGAACGGCTCGGTGATCGAGCACCAGCAGTTCTCCAACGTGCGGATCGAGGTCGAGCTGGCCTTCGTGCTCTCCGACGACCTCGCCGGGGCGGACGTGAGCGTCTTCGACGTGCTGCGCGCCACGGAGTATGTCGTGCCCGCCCTGGAGATCCTCTCCTCCCGGATCGAGATGGAGGGGCGCACCATCGTCGACACGATCAGCGACAACGCGGCGATGGGCGGGATGGTCTATGGCGGCAACCCGGTCCGCCCGCACGACGTGGACCTGCGCTGGGTCTCGGCGCTGCTCTATCGCAACGAGACGATCGAGGAGACCGGAGTGGCCGCCGCGGTGCTCAACCACCCCGCCACCGGGGTGGCCTGGCTGGCCCGCAAACTCGCCTCCCACGACGACCAGCTACACGCCGGTGACATCGTGCTGGCCGGGTCCTTCACCCGGCCGATGTGGGTCGAGCCCGGCGACTCCATCCTGGCGGACTTCAACGATCTGGGGACGATCTCATGCCGGTTCGTGTGATGACGCTGCGCGAGCACCTGCACCGCGCCACCGACCGGCCGTTGGCGGGGATGTGGGTCTGCTCCGGCTCCCCGCTCGTCGCGGAGATCTGCGCCGGGGCCGGGCTGGACTGGGTGCTGGTCGACATGGAGCACTCCCCCAACGGCCTGGAGTCGGTGCTGACCCAGCTCCAGGCGATCGCGGCCTATCCCGTGACGTCGGTGGTGCGGGTCCCGACCAACGACCCGGTGGTCATCAAGCAGGTGCTGGACCTGGGCGCGCAGACCCTGCTGGTGCCGATGGTCTCCTCCGTCGAGGAGGCCCGGGCCGCGGTCGAGGCGATGCGCTATCCGCCCCGTGGACGCCGTGGTGTCGGCTCGGCCCTGGCCCGGTCGGCACGCTGGAACCGGGTCGACGGTTATCTGCAGGACGCCGACGAGCACGTGTCCCTGGTCGTGCAGATCGAGACGATGGCGGGGGTGGAGGCCGCCGAGCAGATCGCCGGCGTCGACGGGGTGGACGCGGTGTTCGTCGGCCCGTCTGACCTGTCCGCCAGCATGGGACTGCTGGGTCAGCAGGCCCACCCGGACGTGGTCGCCGCCGTGCTGCGCACCTTCGAGGCCGTCCGTGGCGCGGGCAAGCACGTCGGGGTCAACGCCTTCGACCCGCAGGTCGCCCAGGACTATCTCGACGCCGGGGCCCGGTTCATCCTCGT
Encoded here:
- a CDS encoding glucose-1-phosphate adenylyltransferase family protein; its protein translation is MSETLPATLRTLAVVQAGGAGSRMEVLTQERAKPAMPVAGTYRLIDFPLSVLAASGISDVWVSVQFQSSSLDTYLAGGRPWDLDRSRGGFRRLTPEEGSGSPDEEGFSRGNADGLYRVRDDIRTFGADVLLVLSADHLFNLDLRPVIARHLERGAECTLLTAEVGVQEATHQVVVHAAPDGRVRGVDPKPSSTSSGTVASEIFLYDPDVLVSELERLHHQLQTIDDSDGDDTGLGDFAEHLLPALIERGQVYAEPLPGYWKDLGRPEAYLQAHRDLLAGRVDVFQHADRPIRSGATDAPAAWFGEAAVVRDAMVSPGARVRGQVHRSVLGPDVEVQAGAVIEDSVLFGETLVEAGAVVRTAIIDTGVRIGRDAVVGAAPTGTRLTDEAITLVGKDSQVSRGATLSAGARLDPGATAD
- a CDS encoding fumarylacetoacetate hydrolase family protein, with product MSTSADPRFAGLPTRPGKIIAVHLSYASRADQRGRRPAAPSYFFKPSSSVAPSGAAIVRPVGTELLAFEGEIALVIGTPARRVGLDEAWTHVEWVTASNDFGLYDLRANDKGSNVRSKGGDGYTPIGAQLINAREVDPTDLRLRTWVNGSLVQDDNTSRLIFPLAQLVADLSQHFTLETGDVILAGTPAGSSVVAPGDLVEVEVDAPTGQSSGRLQTSVAAAQGGGYDEALGSLPAVDDDQRIAAWGSAEAAGLADDSGQSTSAHASVLTPDLRAKLEQCPVATMSQLLRGRGLNNVSIDGPRPLPGSGKIIGTAKTLRFVPNREDLFTSHGGGYNAQKRVFDAVGEGEVIVIEARGETGAGTLGDVLAIRARANGAAGIITDGAVRDYDAVAAVGIPVYGARPHPAVLGRRHVPWDHDLTISCGGATVQPGDIIVADTDGAIVIPPTIVEEIVDAALAKEREDAWVAERIAEGERLDGLFPMNKEWRERYETEQANTEQANTEQANTEQANTEQRDTKQANNEKPNTEQPGSPS
- a CDS encoding GntR family transcriptional regulator, whose protein sequence is MTPDTESLSKSQRALAWIRERILAHEFAPGYRLVLGSIAEQLEMSVVPVREAIRQLEAEGLVTFERNVGARVAMIEPSEYGDTMQTLGLLEAAATALSAGTTTPEDLTRARQINDQLTEELAVRDPHEFTALNRQLHAILIHRCPNPRLLELVEAEWAKLSYLRDSTFSFVPQRATDSALEHEEIIQLIETSAPAVQIEDAARRHRMGTLHAYLSIEHPETSPELFDALTHTGDSR
- the hpaE gene encoding 5-carboxymethyl-2-hydroxymuconate semialdehyde dehydrogenase; the encoded protein is MTDLSPVTEHRAPADLPERIQHYIDGQFVDSVDGTTFDVLDPVTNQTYVQAAAGKKADIDLAVEAAQRAFREGPWPRMLPRERSRILHRIADLVESQDQRLAQLESYDSGLPISQALGQARRAAENFRFFADLIVAQSDDTYKVPGRQINYVNRKPIGVAGLITPWNTPFMLESWKLGPALATGNTVVLKPAEFTPLSASLWAGIFEEAGLPQGVFNLVNGFGEDAGDALVKHPDVPLISFTGESSTGALIFANAAPFLKGLSMELGGKSPAIVFADADLDAAVDATIFGVFSLNGERCTAGSRILVERSVYDEFVEKYAAQAARVRVGYPHEETTEVGALVHPEHFDKVMSYIEIGKTEGRLVAGGGRPEGFESGNFVSPTVFADVAADARIFQEEIFGPVVAITPFDTDEEALELANGVKYGLAAYLWTNDLKRAHNFSQAIEAGMVWLNSNNVRDLRTPFGGVKASGLGHEGGYRSIDFYTDQQAVHITLGTVHNPTFGKQEGR
- the hpaD gene encoding 3,4-dihydroxyphenylacetate 2,3-dioxygenase; this encodes MTTPAQPEPSPARPANAIPTPTAPPPDILRCASMELVVTDLAASRAFYHDVLGLVITEEDEQTVYLRSFEEFIHHNLVLRQGPVAAVAAFSYRVRSPEDLDRAVAFYTELGCRVERRPEGFSKGYGDSVRVEDPLGFPYEFFYDVKHVERLAWRYDLHIPGALVRLDHFNQVTPDVPRAIGYVEDLGFRVTEDIRDAEGTVYAAWMRRKPTVHDTAMTGGDGPRMHHVAFATHEKHNIIAICDKLGALRLSNHIERGPGRHGVSNAFYLYLRDPDGHRVEIYTQDYYTGDPDNPLVSWDVHDNQRRDWWGNPVVPSWYTEASLVLDLDGNPQPLTSRTDDSELEVTIGADGFSYTREGHEGKDHDMPSWKQGEYKLGHQL
- the hpaH gene encoding 2-oxo-hept-4-ene-1,7-dioate hydratase, producing the protein MLSPEQIAAIADELAQAERDCTMVPRLTARHPEMTIEDSYAVQAQWRRRGESAGRRLVGRKIGLTSKVMQAATGISEPDYGAIFDDMVFENGSVIEHQQFSNVRIEVELAFVLSDDLAGADVSVFDVLRATEYVVPALEILSSRIEMEGRTIVDTISDNAAMGGMVYGGNPVRPHDVDLRWVSALLYRNETIEETGVAAAVLNHPATGVAWLARKLASHDDQLHAGDIVLAGSFTRPMWVEPGDSILADFNDLGTISCRFV
- a CDS encoding HpcH/HpaI aldolase family protein, which encodes MPVRVMTLREHLHRATDRPLAGMWVCSGSPLVAEICAGAGLDWVLVDMEHSPNGLESVLTQLQAIAAYPVTSVVRVPTNDPVVIKQVLDLGAQTLLVPMVSSVEEARAAVEAMRYPPRGRRGVGSALARSARWNRVDGYLQDADEHVSLVVQIETMAGVEAAEQIAGVDGVDAVFVGPSDLSASMGLLGQQAHPDVVAAVLRTFEAVRGAGKHVGVNAFDPQVAQDYLDAGARFILVGADVALLARGSEALAQRWVPAGGQLERDSY